TCGTCCGCTCGTTCGTGCCGCACGTCGTCCTGATGGACGTCGACATCCCTGCCCTCTCCGGCGATCGCATCCTCTTCATCGCGCGGAAGAGCGCGCCCCCGATGACGCGCTTCGTCCTCCACAGCTCCTCGGACGAGACGATCCTCAGGAACCTCGCGAAGGAGGTCGAAGCCGACGGCTACATCTCGAAGAGCGTCACCGGCTCCGACCTCGCCGCCCGCATCCGCACGCTCGTCGCCACGCCACGGCGTGCTCCCAAAGCGCTTCGCTAGGCTTTCAACGTCGGGGGCTTCGCCCCCGACACCCCCACCCCAGACACTCTTTCAACGTCGGGGGCTTCGCCCCCGACACCCCCACCCCAGACACGGCCCTCGCGCGGAGCGCGAGGGTTGCTTCGCAACCGCTGGAGCGGCCGCTTCTGGGGCCCCGGGGCGCGCTCGCAACCGCGGGCGCGGCCGGCTCTGGGGCCCCTGGGGCGCGGTCCGGTTCGCGCTCGCAACCGTTGGCGTGGCCGCTTCGCGAGCTGCCTGCGGCGCCGCGGTCTTAGCAATAAAACACAGATGTTTACATGCTACCCGATGGATCGGGCGTGGGGGACTGTAACGGTGGAGTGACGGGGGAAGGGGCGTAAAAGTGCGGAATCATCGAAGATCGGGTCGGCATCCTCTTCGCTTGGAGGGGACGCATGGTCCGTCCGGTCCTCCTCCTCGCGTTCCTCGTCGGTTCCCTCGCCGCCTGCGATGGAGCAGGCGATGGCCCTCCCGCCCGTGTCCTCGTCGAAGGGAGCGACGACGCGGAAGAGGCCGCGGCGGCGGCGAACGATCCCGCCGCGCCGGCGGAGGAGGAGCCGAAGGGGCCCTTCCCGATCGTCCTCCTCCACGGGATGGGTGGGTTCGTCGAGACCGAGGGGCTCATCAAGGTGAAGATGTTCCAGGGCGTGCCCGAGGACCTCACCAAGAACGGCAACCAGGTCTTCCAGACCCTCTCGCAGCCGTACGACACGAGCGAGCAGCGCGCGAAGATGATCGTCGAGCAACTCGAGACGATCATGAAGAACACCGGCGCGAAGAAGGTGAACCTGATCGGCCACTCGCAGGGCGGCCTCGACGCGCGCGTCATCGCGAGCCCGGGCGGCCTCGGCCTCGGAAAGAAGATCGCCTCCATCTCCACCGTCGCGACGCCGCACCTCGGGAGCGGCGTCGCCGACTTCGCGCTCGGCATCACCGCCCGCGTGCCGGACGGCGTCATCGACAAGGGCAGCGACGTGCTCCTCGGCATCGCGCAGAAGCGGATGTCCGATCTCGACGACGATCCCGCGCTCCGCGCGCAGGTGACCGAGCTCTCCACCCCGCACATGCGCGACGTGTTCAACCCGAAGTACACCGACGATCCCGGCGTGAAGTACTTCAGCTGGGCGGGGCGCACGAACAAGCAGACCGGCGCCGGCGTCTGCGACGACGGCGAGCAGCCGAACGATCCGAACGACGTGCGGCGCGTGAGCCCCAACCTCCTCGCGACGGTGAAGATCCTCGAAGACGGCCAGGGCAAGGCGAACGACGGCCTCGTGACGGTCGAGAACGCGAAGTGGGGGAAGTTCCAGCGCTGCGTGCCGGCCGATCACAACGCGTTCGTCATCGGCCAGGGCGGCTTCGATCAGGTCGCGTTCTTCCGCGACGTCGTGGCGCGCATCCGCAAGGACGGGCTCTGATCTCGGGCGCTGTCGCACACGAGTGCACTCTGCAACGTTCGTAAACTCATGCAAAGCGAGGCAACGCCGCGCCGCGGTCTTCGTATGATGGAAGACCATGGGCGGAACGATGCGGCGGTCCGGCGTCGCGCAGACGGTGACGGACTCGCACGAGCAGACCTCGCCCGCGCCGCCCGTCGCGCCGTACGCCGCACAGGCGCTGACGCCCGCGCCGCCGGCGACGATCGCGGCCGCGCCGCTCGGCGCCACGATCGCGCAAGGGCCCGCCGCGCAGACGGTCTCGTCGGTGCTCGCGCCGGGCGTCGTCGTCGCCGATCGCTACGTG
The DNA window shown above is from Labilithrix sp. and carries:
- a CDS encoding response regulator, producing the protein MAEDSLRVLVVDDDAMQLELLERTLKGEGFDVMTCESPIGVTNIVRSFVPHVVLMDVDIPALSGDRILFIARKSAPPMTRFVLHSSSDETILRNLAKEVEADGYISKSVTGSDLAARIRTLVATPRRAPKALR